The stretch of DNA CTTTTTTCTGGTTTCCGAATTGACAGATCGACTTGTGTCGCCATTGATCACCCGCGACACGGTCGAAATCGATACGCCAACGTATTCCGCGACATCCTTTAATTTAGCCACTTCATTTTACTCCTTCAAGGATTTCATTTGCGTAAAATTTGCGCCAAATTTATCATAACCTTGCGCTGCAAACTCTGTCAATCAGTTGCCAGCCCGCTTTCGCATGGCAAGGGCCGGAGATAAAATTGCGGGCCCTTGGGCACCTCGCAGCCTTATTGCGCCTCGTAAATTTCAATTTCCGCGATCCAGATAATATTCGGGTTGGGATAATTCAACGGTCCCTTTCCGGAATTTTGCCAAATCCGGATGTCATCCGCCTGTACGGGATTTTCCAGCTTGATGCTGGAAAGTTCCTTATTCCCTTCAGGCTCCGCAACTTTCTGCACGGTTACCCACTCGCCGTTTTTCTTAACCTGGATTTCGCACTCCTGGGAGGTCATATATTGGCCGTTGTCCAACGCCCAATAAATATCTACACGGCCGATATTCGCCTGTTTCGGAAGCTTGATTTCCGCCCAATGGTTATCTCCGATCAGCCCGCTCGCCCAGGCAATTTCGTCCCACGTCAGAGTGGGCTCGTTTCGGTATCCGTCATTCAGCGGCGTTTTCGTATAATTGGGGAATGTACTGTCCACCTCGACGACAGCCCCGTTGGAAGCCAACGCCAAATTGTTGGGATCCGTGCTGGGATCCGGCTTATCGCCATATGCGGACATCTCTTTTCCGATTTTCGCGCCTCTTTCGGTTTGCGGACGTATA from Bacilli bacterium encodes:
- a CDS encoding discoidin domain-containing protein, with translation DMPVFVLDYADSSDKALLQRVYDRAWEFGFIPYVSNKMLDQVFVYDIRPQTERGAKIGKEMSAYGDKPDPSTDPNNLALASNGAVVEVDSTFPNYTKTPLNDGYRNEPTLTWDEIAWASGLIGDNHWAEIKLPKQANIGRVDIYWALDNGQYMTSQECEIQVKKNGEWVTVQKVAEPEGNKELSSIKLENPVQADDIRIWQNSGKGPLNYPNPNIIWIAEIEIYEAQ